In Longimicrobiaceae bacterium, the following are encoded in one genomic region:
- a CDS encoding zinc-dependent alcohol dehydrogenase family protein, with amino-acid sequence MRATVMYAAGDVRVENVPDAGIVEPTDALVTVTRACICGSDLWPYQSMQPSEVGNRMGHEFIGVVEAVGSEVRTVKKGDVVVAPFAWSDGTCEFCRHGLQTSCIHGGWWGGTELDGGQGEAVRVPQADGTLVALPAGRDHELMPSLLTLSDVMGTGHHAALSAKAGPGKTVAVVGDGAVGLCGVIAARRLGAERIIILGRHADRIALARDFGATDVVSERGEEAIERVRDLTGGFGAHSVLECVGHGQSMLTAMSIARPGGAVGRVGVPQEETIPAGLPTFFGNVTIAGGPAPVRAYMEELLPDVLEGRIQPGRVFDRVTNLDGVPDGYRAMNDREAIKVMIAF; translated from the coding sequence TGGAGCCGACCGACGCACTGGTCACCGTCACGCGCGCCTGCATCTGCGGCAGCGACCTGTGGCCCTACCAGTCGATGCAGCCCAGCGAGGTCGGCAACCGCATGGGACACGAGTTCATCGGCGTGGTCGAGGCCGTCGGCTCCGAGGTCCGCACGGTGAAGAAGGGCGACGTGGTGGTGGCGCCGTTCGCGTGGTCCGACGGCACCTGCGAGTTCTGCCGGCACGGGCTGCAGACGTCGTGCATCCACGGCGGGTGGTGGGGCGGGACCGAGCTGGACGGCGGCCAGGGCGAGGCGGTCCGCGTGCCGCAGGCCGACGGCACGCTGGTGGCGCTTCCCGCGGGCCGCGACCACGAGCTGATGCCGTCGCTGCTGACGCTCTCGGACGTGATGGGGACCGGCCACCACGCCGCCCTCTCGGCCAAGGCCGGCCCGGGCAAGACGGTCGCCGTGGTGGGCGACGGCGCGGTGGGCCTGTGCGGCGTGATCGCGGCCCGCCGGCTCGGCGCGGAGCGGATCATCATCCTGGGGCGCCACGCCGACCGGATCGCCCTCGCGCGGGACTTCGGCGCCACGGACGTCGTGAGCGAGCGTGGCGAGGAGGCGATCGAGCGCGTGCGCGACCTCACCGGCGGCTTCGGCGCGCACTCCGTGCTGGAGTGCGTGGGCCACGGTCAGAGTATGCTCACGGCCATGAGCATCGCCCGGCCGGGCGGCGCGGTGGGCCGCGTCGGCGTCCCCCAGGAGGAGACGATCCCTGCGGGGCTGCCCACGTTCTTCGGCAACGTCACCATCGCCGGCGGCCCCGCTCCGGTCCGCGCCTACATGGAAGAGCTTCTGCCGGACGTGCTGGAGGGCAGGATCCAGCCCGGCCGCGTGTTCGACCGGGTCACGAACCTGGACGGCGTCCCCGACGGTTATCGGGCGATGAACGACCGCGAAGCCATCAAGGTCATGATCGCGTTCTGA